One genomic region from Granulicatella adiacens ATCC 49175 encodes:
- a CDS encoding ArsR/SmtB family transcription factor — protein MREHLSPEEIKVFQKVIENDSGRSEMVQLFKLLGDNTRLNIITLLTRKEPLCVEDLMKCTGMEQSAISHQLKKLRAHHIVKAEKVGKHVWYSLEDHHVLQLYNLADEHCCEEHS, from the coding sequence ATGAGAGAACATTTAAGTCCAGAAGAAATAAAAGTTTTTCAAAAGGTAATCGAAAACGATTCGGGTAGGTCAGAAATGGTGCAACTCTTTAAACTTCTAGGAGATAACACTCGGTTGAATATCATTACGCTTTTAACCAGAAAAGAACCTTTATGTGTGGAAGACTTGATGAAATGTACGGGGATGGAGCAATCTGCAATTTCTCATCAGTTAAAAAAACTAAGAGCCCACCATATCGTGAAGGCAGAAAAAGTTGGAAAACATGTTTGGTACTCCTTAGAAGATCATCATGTATTACAACTTTATAATTTAGCGGATGAACACTGCTGCGAAGAGCATTCGTAA
- a CDS encoding DUF2187 domain-containing protein gives MIQWIKKVLEIGETWKEAGAMVKRVTKEIKSTVETELRKGTSKSRIAHLLGVPYEEGVQIITQIKESIRPEVGNRIRFTFREQEMIGIIWKLLANSAVVVIDWNSSNQCMKDICEARTVVNFKDIVEFLPIEK, from the coding sequence GTGATACAATGGATAAAGAAGGTGTTGGAAATTGGCGAGACATGGAAAGAGGCGGGAGCAATGGTAAAACGTGTCACGAAAGAAATCAAGAGTACAGTAGAAACCGAACTCAGAAAAGGAACAAGCAAATCAAGAATTGCCCATTTGTTAGGTGTTCCGTATGAAGAAGGAGTTCAGATTATTACACAAATCAAGGAATCGATAAGACCAGAAGTTGGCAATCGGATTCGATTTACTTTTAGAGAGCAAGAGATGATTGGGATTATTTGGAAACTACTAGCCAATAGTGCTGTTGTTGTCATCGATTGGAATTCCTCTAACCAATGCATGAAGGATATTTGTGAAGCTAGAACGGTTGTTAATTTTAAGGATATTGTGGAATTTTTACCGATTGAAAAATAG
- a CDS encoding heavy metal translocating P-type ATPase codes for MDFKELTHNLKHKFEYLLNKEETHEGETCQDHYLHHDDHEHKHHHDHGHHHGHDHDDSKAVIFYIAGLVLYIIGMVLHFMGNGIANILFILTLFLSGYHVTMEGIEDTIEKTKKKGKFQPNVHILMTLAAVGAVLIGNAEEGALLILIFAGAHFLEEYVEEKSRKSLTALLQMNPTQARLIQENGEVVVVEVASLKVGDTLEVLHGDQVPIDGVITKGLTSIDEATITGESMPRSKGEGDEVFASTVNISNRFEMQVTAASTDTVFAKIMKVVENAQHSMNKQATFIQKIEPIYVNIVLIIWPIFLLFGYFLMGWDLNTTLYRGMVYLIGVSPCALAASAVPATLAAMSRLSKMGILAKGGAAISQLQELRVISFDKTGTLTKGTPDLTDYWFEDEAIIPAIVAMEKQSTHPLAQAVVQRFNEWTVLKEEIEVEVLVGQGVRSVVSGEEIQIVKPLDTTNRSAEVSSRMQEWASEGKTVVTVVKDNMIVGLMAFMDLPNEASKAVLDYFKSELVHTTMITGDSRETAEMIGMKLGVQEVVANVLPEEKLEKIQSQKERYGLTAMVGDGVNDAPALATADIGIAMGNGTDIAIETSDIVIMRNDLQKLVSAHKISKKLHRVILENMIFAMSVVVMLLVLNFFGLTNIGWGVVLHEGSTILVLLNGLRLLAPIEE; via the coding sequence ATGGATTTCAAAGAATTAACTCATAACTTGAAACATAAATTTGAATACCTATTAAATAAAGAAGAAACTCATGAAGGAGAAACATGTCAAGATCATTACTTACATCATGATGATCACGAACATAAGCACCATCATGACCATGGACATCATCACGGTCACGACCACGATGATAGTAAAGCAGTCATCTTTTATATTGCGGGATTAGTGCTTTACATTATTGGGATGGTTCTTCATTTTATGGGGAACGGGATTGCGAATATTTTATTCATTCTAACGTTATTCTTATCGGGCTACCATGTAACAATGGAAGGTATTGAAGATACGATTGAAAAAACCAAAAAGAAAGGGAAGTTCCAACCAAATGTGCATATCTTAATGACGCTTGCGGCAGTTGGAGCAGTGCTGATTGGGAATGCAGAAGAAGGAGCTTTACTGATTTTGATTTTTGCAGGAGCACACTTCCTTGAAGAATATGTTGAAGAGAAAAGCCGTAAGTCGCTAACGGCATTGTTACAAATGAATCCAACGCAAGCGCGTCTCATCCAAGAAAACGGAGAAGTCGTTGTCGTTGAAGTCGCTAGTTTAAAAGTCGGCGATACATTAGAGGTATTGCACGGAGATCAAGTGCCAATCGACGGAGTGATTACAAAAGGGTTAACATCGATTGACGAAGCTACGATTACTGGTGAAAGCATGCCTCGTTCAAAAGGCGAAGGAGATGAAGTATTTGCAAGTACTGTCAATATTTCAAATCGTTTCGAAATGCAAGTAACTGCAGCAAGTACGGATACAGTCTTCGCGAAAATTATGAAGGTTGTTGAAAATGCGCAACATTCAATGAATAAGCAAGCAACCTTTATTCAGAAGATTGAACCAATTTATGTCAATATCGTATTAATCATTTGGCCAATCTTCCTATTATTTGGATATTTCTTAATGGGATGGGATTTAAACACAACGCTTTACCGTGGAATGGTATATCTCATCGGGGTGTCTCCATGTGCGTTAGCAGCGAGTGCGGTTCCAGCAACCTTAGCAGCGATGTCTCGTTTATCAAAAATGGGGATTTTAGCTAAAGGTGGAGCAGCGATTTCTCAATTACAAGAATTACGTGTCATCTCATTTGATAAGACTGGAACCTTAACAAAAGGAACTCCAGATTTAACAGATTACTGGTTTGAAGATGAAGCGATTATTCCTGCTATTGTAGCAATGGAAAAACAATCGACACATCCACTTGCGCAAGCAGTTGTTCAAAGATTTAATGAATGGACAGTGCTTAAAGAAGAAATCGAAGTAGAAGTTCTTGTGGGACAAGGGGTACGTTCTGTTGTTAGCGGTGAAGAAATCCAAATTGTGAAACCACTAGATACCACCAACCGTTCGGCAGAAGTTTCTTCTCGTATGCAAGAATGGGCAAGCGAAGGAAAGACAGTTGTAACAGTTGTTAAAGACAATATGATTGTTGGGTTAATGGCATTTATGGACCTTCCAAATGAAGCTTCAAAAGCGGTGCTCGATTACTTCAAGAGCGAACTCGTGCATACAACAATGATTACAGGGGATTCAAGAGAAACTGCTGAAATGATTGGAATGAAGCTTGGAGTACAAGAAGTTGTCGCAAATGTATTGCCAGAAGAAAAATTAGAAAAGATTCAGTCTCAAAAAGAACGCTATGGCTTAACAGCGATGGTAGGGGACGGCGTGAATGATGCCCCAGCTCTTGCGACAGCAGATATCGGGATTGCGATGGGAAATGGGACAGATATTGCGATTGAAACAAGTGATATCGTGATTATGCGAAACGACTTACAAAAGCTCGTTTCCGCTCATAAGATTAGTAAGAAATTACACCGTGTCATTTTAGAAAATATGATTTTTGCGATGTCAGTCGTTGTGATGCTCTTAGTCCTTAACTTTTTTGGATTAACGAACATCGGTTGGGGAGTTGTCTTACATGAAGGAAGTACGATTTTAGTACTCTTAAATGGATTACGATTGCTTGCACCAATAGAAGAATAA
- a CDS encoding cold-shock protein: MEVGIVKWFNNEKGYGFIRNTKTDEDIFVHFTGIVAEGFKSLKEGQKVTFEISKGTHGVQATHVETLVNHD; the protein is encoded by the coding sequence ATGGAAGTCGGAATTGTAAAATGGTTCAATAACGAAAAAGGATATGGTTTTATTCGCAATACAAAGACGGATGAAGATATCTTTGTTCATTTCACAGGAATTGTGGCAGAAGGTTTCAAATCGTTAAAAGAAGGCCAAAAAGTGACTTTTGAAATTTCAAAAGGAACACATGGAGTTCAAGCGACCCATGTGGAGACACTTGTAAATCATGATTAA
- a CDS encoding ribonuclease HI family protein: MIKVYTDAAVNGNPGEVGLGILLVKDGEQFPFKFPIEKKMDNHLAEFTAISKALELLDAQQHQEELIFIHTDSKVAADAILKNYTKREDNRIVLQEIQRQLKQFLQVFIKWIPESDNRGADQLARQALQQRLTHQ; encoded by the coding sequence ATGATTAAAGTATATACGGATGCAGCCGTCAATGGAAATCCCGGTGAAGTGGGGTTAGGAATTCTACTGGTAAAAGATGGGGAGCAATTTCCTTTTAAATTTCCTATCGAAAAGAAAATGGATAATCACCTTGCCGAGTTTACTGCGATTTCTAAAGCATTGGAATTATTAGATGCCCAGCAGCACCAAGAAGAGTTAATTTTTATACATACGGATTCTAAAGTAGCTGCAGACGCAATTTTAAAAAATTATACTAAAAGAGAGGATAATAGAATTGTCCTTCAGGAAATACAACGTCAGTTAAAACAGTTTCTTCAAGTATTTATTAAATGGATACCAGAAAGTGATAATCGTGGCGCAGATCAATTAGCGCGCCAAGCCTTACAGCAACGATTAACACATCAATAA
- the rplS gene encoding 50S ribosomal protein L19 has translation MSKLIEELTQEQLRSDIPAFRPGDTVRVHAKVVEGTRERIQIFEGVVIKRRGAGISETYTVRKVSNGVGVERTFPLHTPRVAQIEVVRYGKVRRAKLYYLRNLRGKAARIQERRR, from the coding sequence ATGAGTAAATTAATCGAAGAATTAACTCAAGAACAATTACGTTCTGATATTCCTGCATTCCGCCCTGGTGACACTGTACGTGTTCACGCTAAGGTTGTTGAAGGAACTCGCGAACGTATCCAAATCTTCGAAGGCGTTGTTATCAAACGTCGTGGGGCTGGCATCAGCGAAACTTACACAGTACGTAAAGTTTCTAACGGTGTTGGTGTGGAACGTACATTCCCATTACACACTCCACGTGTAGCACAAATCGAAGTAGTTCGTTACGGTAAAGTTCGTCGTGCTAAATTATATTACCTACGTAACCTACGTGGTAAGGCAGCACGTATCCAAGAACGTCGTCGTTAA